A single window of Dermacentor albipictus isolate Rhodes 1998 colony chromosome 1, USDA_Dalb.pri_finalv2, whole genome shotgun sequence DNA harbors:
- the LOC135901462 gene encoding spidroin-2-like, with protein MFPAVQVLLYWLVGKAYAQHYNQPTQPAQRGVGFPNYPAPAAPYGTGYDTYASAFQTPAQYGFGYNTAAEYNNRQFGAGQDRSNFAKAGMYGYPDAGGLYRQMNYADALQRFQATPGSVGANERGTAPGVSRDAAFSVAPIILRVPPGSAQDAAAAAYGARPAAPNAGGYGAYGRPASEAYALAAGAFGYAPDGRYGYGSAEAAVGGPAYGSFAPYGPAGYAAGYSPAGNGAPSGYAAGYSPAGNGAHAVFGTRPAAHRGYRRR; from the exons ATGTTTCCTGCG GTGCAAGTTCTGCTTTACTGGCTCGTTGGCAAAGCCTACGCACAACACTACAACCAGCCGACTCAACCAGCCCAACGAGGCGTTGGCTTCCCAAACTACCCTGCTCCTGCAGCTCCTTACGGAACAGGATACGATACCTACGCCTCT GCTTTCCAGACTCCGGCACAGTACGGCTTCGGCTACAACACGGCGGCCGAGTACAACAATCGGCAGTTCGGCGCGGGGCAGGACCGCTCCAACTTTGCCAAGGCCGGCATGTACGGCTACCCGGACGCCGGCGGCCTCTACCGCCAGATGAACTACGCGGACGCCCTACAACGCTTCCAGGCCACCCCTGGCTCCGTGGGTGCCAACGAGCGGGGCACTGCCCCTGGCGTCAGCCGTGACGCGGCCTTCAGCGTGGCGCCCATCATCCTCCGCGTTCCCCCAGGATCTGCCCAGGACGCTGCAGCTGCAGCGTATGGAGCAAGGCCTGCGGCACCGAACGCCGGAGGTTATGGAGCTTATGGACGGCCAGCATCGGAGGCGTACGCACTCGCTGCTGGCGCTTTCGGGTACGCGCCCGACGGACGTTACGGCTATGGGTCCGCCGAGGCGGCTGTCGGTGGGCCAGCTTACGGCAGCTTCGCTCCCTATGGTCCCGCCGGCTACGCTGCCGGCTACAGCCCTGCTGGTAATGGTGCACCCTCCGGCTACGCTGCCGGCTACAGCCCTGCTGGTAATGGTGCACATGCTGTATTTGGAACCCGGCCTGCCGCCCATCGGGGCTACCGCCGTCGTTGA